One Thermodesulfobacteriota bacterium DNA window includes the following coding sequences:
- a CDS encoding DUF1579 domain-containing protein → MTRNNIVKSVVVAIFAIYLIAGMGTAQVLAQDNTEPAKTDAMDKMHQEMMAKWQEFAMPGEGHKALESLVGTWEYTVTWWETPESQPQKSTGTSEVKWIMGSRFLEQTAIGTAMGQEFQGMGIMGYDNMKKEYTGVWIDNMGTGMMTSTGTYDASAKSFTEKGSFSCPQEGGEKSFRGVTTIDGPDKYTYEMYAAGKDGKEVRMMEIVYTRKK, encoded by the coding sequence ATGACCAGGAACAATATCGTGAAATCAGTGGTAGTTGCGATTTTTGCTATTTATTTGATAGCCGGAATGGGTACAGCACAAGTGCTCGCGCAGGACAATACCGAGCCCGCTAAAACGGATGCTATGGATAAAATGCATCAGGAGATGATGGCGAAATGGCAGGAATTCGCAATGCCGGGCGAAGGCCATAAGGCGCTTGAGTCCCTTGTCGGCACCTGGGAGTATACGGTCACATGGTGGGAAACCCCGGAATCCCAGCCCCAGAAATCGACAGGGACGAGCGAAGTGAAATGGATAATGGGGAGCCGTTTCCTCGAGCAGACGGCGATAGGCACAGCTATGGGCCAGGAATTTCAGGGCATGGGGATCATGGGCTACGACAATATGAAAAAAGAATATACCGGCGTCTGGATAGATAATATGGGGACGGGGATGATGACGAGCACCGGAACCTATGACGCGTCCGCGAAATCGTTTACGGAAAAGGGCTCCTTCTCATGCCCTCAGGAAGGCGGGGAGAAATCATTCCGCGGCGTAACCACTATCGACGGACCTGATAAATACACATACGAGATGTATGCCGCCGGTAAAGACGGGAAAGAAGTCCGGATGATGGAAATCGTATATACGAGAAAGAAATAA
- a CDS encoding site-specific DNA-methyltransferase, whose amino-acid sequence MRKNHNSKKDQLRANKVYLGNCQEILTDNIRFPDKSIDFIFTSPPYADKRKRFYGSVHPDKYVEWFLPISLELYRILKDDGSFILNIKEHPRNGERDTYVIELILELKKQGWLWVEEYCWYKKNSFPGKWSNRFRDAWERCLHFTKNKKFKIYQDAVKVPIGKWAEKRFKSMTDNDFKRHLSRTNGTLGRNVSNWLNRKRVYPHNVIVFEEEHYISNVIELATVCNNRKHSAAFPLELPTWFINLFTKQGDIVLDPFLGSGTTAYASLAMQRKYIGIELIDSFVKEFEEQIQELVNDTR is encoded by the coding sequence ATGAGAAAGAACCATAATTCAAAAAAAGACCAGCTACGAGCTAACAAAGTCTATCTTGGCAATTGTCAAGAAATTCTCACAGATAATATTAGATTCCCGGACAAATCAATTGATTTTATTTTCACATCACCTCCATACGCAGATAAGAGAAAGAGATTTTATGGCAGCGTACATCCAGATAAATATGTAGAATGGTTCTTGCCGATCTCACTCGAACTATATCGCATTTTAAAGGACGATGGATCGTTTATTTTAAATATAAAAGAACATCCTAGGAATGGCGAAAGGGATACGTATGTAATCGAATTAATACTCGAACTAAAAAAACAAGGATGGTTATGGGTAGAAGAATATTGTTGGTACAAAAAGAATTCGTTTCCCGGCAAATGGTCTAATCGATTTAGAGACGCTTGGGAGCGATGTCTGCATTTCACAAAAAACAAAAAATTCAAAATATATCAAGATGCTGTAAAAGTGCCTATTGGAAAATGGGCAGAAAAGAGATTTAAATCTATGACTGATAATGATTTTAAAAGACACTTATCTCGAACAAACGGTACACTAGGTCGAAATGTATCCAATTGGTTAAATAGAAAGAGGGTATATCCACATAATGTTATAGTATTTGAAGAAGAGCACTACATATCAAACGTAATAGAACTAGCTACCGTTTGTAACAATAGAAAACATAGCGCTGCCTTCCCCTTAGAATTACCAACTTGGTTTATAAATCTTTTCACCAAGCAAGGAGATATCGTGCTAGATCCGTTTCTTGGATCCGGGACAACAGCTTATGCATCATTAGCAATGCAACGTAAGTACATTGGAATAGAGCTAATTGACTCTTTTGTAAAAGAGTTTGAGGAGCAAATACAAGAATTAGTTAATGATACTCGATAG
- a CDS encoding thioredoxin family protein yields MALTPSNMLPLGTKAPHFSLWCPVDEKEYSLDELMSDKATVIMFICNHCPYVKHVQKGLVELANDYMPKGVTFIAINSNDVDKYPDDSPSNMKSVALRLGYPFPYLFDETQEVARAYDAACTPDFYVFDASLRLVYRGQMDDSRPGSGKPVTGRNIREALDRILKGEAVGGDQVPSIGCNIKWK; encoded by the coding sequence ATGGCCCTTACACCTTCCAACATGCTGCCCTTGGGCACTAAAGCCCCGCATTTCAGTCTTTGGTGTCCGGTCGATGAGAAAGAGTATAGTCTCGATGAGCTGATGTCGGACAAGGCGACTGTCATAATGTTTATTTGTAACCACTGTCCTTACGTGAAGCATGTACAGAAGGGGCTCGTAGAGCTGGCGAACGATTACATGCCGAAAGGAGTAACCTTCATCGCCATTAATTCGAACGACGTCGATAAGTATCCCGATGACTCCCCCTCCAACATGAAGAGCGTCGCTCTCAGGCTCGGCTACCCTTTCCCGTACCTCTTCGATGAGACACAGGAAGTGGCGAGGGCCTACGATGCCGCGTGCACGCCTGATTTTTATGTCTTCGACGCTTCTCTGAGACTGGTGTACAGGGGACAGATGGACGATTCGAGACCGGGAAGCGGTAAGCCCGTAACCGGCAGGAATATAAGGGAAGCGCTCGACAGGATTTTAAAAGGCGAGGCGGTCGGCGGGGACCAGGTGCCGAGCATCGGCTGTAATATCAAGTGGAAGTAG
- a CDS encoding DUF3883 domain-containing protein has translation MSQAENFDNVIDYFKGLGLIRTTESTIIESDNLKRMLDKNGSDEGVIKNYLLEKSLNSTNSFSSEVYRYLKNFRVSKENMFEYKPTTEARLRESGIRNLFVELDLVKYDKRKNNYKIMDNYLAIFARYLETKKVTQKELSYLIIKKEELGLAAELEILQYEKKRLVNHPELLEHLKHVSQSDVNAGYDIMSYEIESSNKETVQQRYIEVKAVSKLNYKFTWTRGEIDTSKALSGQYYLYLLPVISNKKFDIAGLIIIKNPYVEVFKNRKKWQMKEEQYSFWKQT, from the coding sequence ATGTCACAAGCTGAAAACTTTGATAATGTTATAGATTATTTTAAAGGATTAGGATTGATCAGAACTACGGAAAGTACAATAATAGAGAGTGATAATCTTAAAAGAATGCTAGATAAAAACGGCTCTGATGAAGGTGTGATTAAAAACTATCTGTTAGAAAAATCACTAAATTCCACTAACTCTTTTTCCAGTGAAGTTTATAGGTATTTGAAAAATTTCAGGGTCTCTAAAGAAAATATGTTTGAATACAAACCAACAACTGAAGCAAGATTGCGAGAAAGCGGCATACGCAATCTCTTTGTTGAATTAGATTTGGTCAAATATGACAAAAGAAAGAACAATTACAAAATAATGGATAATTACCTCGCAATTTTCGCCAGATATCTAGAAACAAAAAAAGTTACCCAAAAGGAACTGTCGTATTTAATTATTAAAAAAGAAGAGCTAGGATTGGCCGCAGAACTTGAAATATTACAATATGAAAAAAAGCGACTCGTAAACCATCCAGAGTTGTTGGAACATTTGAAACATGTTTCACAATCAGACGTTAATGCAGGTTATGATATTATGAGCTACGAGATAGAATCATCTAATAAAGAAACAGTACAACAGAGATACATAGAGGTAAAAGCCGTTTCTAAGCTCAACTATAAATTTACCTGGACAAGAGGTGAAATTGATACGTCCAAAGCTCTCAGTGGTCAATATTATTTATACCTATTGCCAGTAATAAGCAATAAGAAATTTGATATAGCCGGCTTAATAATTATTAAAAACCCTTATGTAGAAGTTTTTAAGAACAGGAAGAAATGGCAGATGAAAGAAGAGCAGTATAGTTTTTGGAAACAGACATGA
- a CDS encoding class I SAM-dependent methyltransferase, with amino-acid sequence MCSACNTGINQARSDQFAEKMFSLLNHGALTIMISIGHRTGLFDAMSDLPPSTSAGIAKAAGLNERYVREWLGAMVTGGVVEYDPQQGTYHLPAEHAAWLTRKATPNNFAVSTQWFSIAGSVEDKIVECFQKGGGVPYEEFKRFNEVMSEESNQTVVVPLLDHLLPLVPGIKDWLGAGIEVLDVGCGSGFALVEMAKTYPNSRFTGYDLLPEAIERGKTRAKENGLTNISFESRDVSKFDDIERFDLITTFDAVHDQADPARVLSNIYEALKDDGVYFMQDIKGSSHVEKNMDNPLAPFLYTVSCTHCMTVSLAQGGKGLGAMWGRELACEMLREAGFREVDVKELPHDPINYYYIVRK; translated from the coding sequence ATGTGCAGTGCATGCAATACGGGTATTAACCAGGCAAGATCGGACCAGTTCGCCGAAAAAATGTTCAGCCTGCTGAACCACGGCGCCCTCACCATAATGATTTCCATCGGGCACCGTACAGGACTTTTCGACGCCATGAGCGACCTGCCGCCTTCTACGAGCGCCGGGATCGCCAAAGCGGCGGGACTCAACGAGCGCTATGTGCGCGAATGGCTGGGAGCTATGGTAACGGGCGGGGTTGTCGAGTACGACCCGCAACAGGGGACATATCATTTGCCCGCTGAGCACGCCGCCTGGCTCACCAGAAAGGCGACGCCGAACAATTTCGCGGTATCGACTCAGTGGTTTTCCATAGCAGGCTCGGTCGAGGACAAAATAGTCGAGTGCTTCCAGAAGGGCGGAGGAGTCCCTTATGAAGAATTCAAACGATTCAACGAAGTCATGTCCGAGGAAAGCAACCAGACGGTCGTTGTCCCGCTGCTCGATCATCTTCTCCCCCTGGTCCCGGGGATCAAGGACTGGCTCGGCGCCGGTATCGAGGTGCTCGACGTCGGGTGCGGAAGCGGTTTCGCACTCGTCGAAATGGCAAAAACCTATCCGAACAGCAGATTCACAGGCTACGACCTCCTTCCGGAGGCTATAGAGCGTGGAAAGACGCGCGCAAAAGAGAACGGCCTGACCAATATCTCATTCGAATCCAGGGACGTATCCAAATTCGATGACATAGAGAGGTTCGATCTTATCACAACCTTCGACGCAGTTCACGACCAGGCGGACCCTGCCCGCGTCTTATCCAACATATATGAAGCATTGAAAGACGACGGCGTATATTTTATGCAGGATATAAAAGGATCGAGCCATGTCGAGAAGAATATGGACAACCCGCTTGCTCCATTCCTTTATACCGTATCGTGCACGCATTGCATGACGGTCTCGCTCGCGCAGGGCGGAAAGGGACTGGGCGCTATGTGGGGAAGGGAGCTCGCATGCGAGATGCTCAGGGAGGCCGGGTTCAGGGAGGTCGACGTAAAGGAGCTCCCCCACGACCCGATTAACTATTACTACATCGTCAGGAAATGA
- the cofE gene encoding coenzyme F420-0:L-glutamate ligase has translation MANTQGSISIIPVRGIPEIKPGDDLVKILSRALEDNGLSLLDGDIVVFAQKIVSKAENRIVKLSEVEPSPFALTLSREVSKDPRLVEVILGETTKIIRMDQRKPEKGRLIVETRGGVISANAGVDASNVSGGDSVTLLPLDSDMSAGNLVKGFKRESGADVAVIITDTVGRPWREGLVDIAIGCSGIKPLKDYRGGKDSKGLVLSATVMAVADEIASAAGLAMEKADSVPVVVIRGYVFEKGGGGAREIIRSPEDDLFR, from the coding sequence ATGGCGAACACCCAAGGCTCAATTTCTATAATCCCGGTACGGGGCATCCCGGAGATCAAGCCCGGAGACGATCTCGTGAAGATCTTATCCCGAGCGCTTGAGGACAACGGGCTTTCATTGCTCGACGGGGATATAGTCGTTTTCGCTCAGAAGATTGTATCCAAGGCTGAGAACCGCATAGTTAAACTGAGCGAAGTGGAGCCGTCCCCGTTCGCTTTAACGCTCTCGAGGGAGGTGAGCAAGGACCCCCGCCTCGTCGAGGTGATACTCGGCGAGACTACGAAAATCATCAGGATGGACCAGCGGAAGCCGGAAAAGGGCAGGCTGATCGTCGAGACGAGAGGCGGGGTTATTTCGGCGAACGCGGGAGTCGACGCCTCGAACGTGTCGGGGGGAGATTCGGTGACGCTCCTGCCGCTCGATTCGGACATGTCTGCCGGGAACCTCGTAAAGGGGTTTAAACGGGAGTCCGGAGCGGACGTGGCGGTCATTATAACCGACACCGTCGGAAGACCGTGGAGGGAGGGGCTTGTCGATATCGCGATAGGATGCTCGGGGATAAAGCCGCTCAAGGACTACAGGGGTGGGAAGGATTCGAAGGGCCTCGTCCTTAGCGCGACGGTAATGGCTGTAGCAGACGAGATAGCCTCTGCGGCCGGCCTCGCGATGGAAAAGGCTGATTCGGTCCCCGTCGTAGTTATCCGTGGGTACGTCTTTGAGAAGGGCGGCGGAGGGGCCAGGGAGATTATAAGAAGTCCCGAAGACGATCTCTTCCGCTGA
- a CDS encoding TetR/AcrR family transcriptional regulator, with protein MTSREKIIKTATGLFYRQGYHQTGINQIIEESGVAKATFYSNFKSKEELCIAYLRELDRTDTDAVKNMLNAITDPHERYMAIIKGVKDYIEETEFRGCAFGNIAVEITEPDHPIRKEVKLHEDRFRSILKDVVRDLKNSRADYKHINVEQVTDNYYLILEGAISASKNYNDTWPLERAVEAVERIIE; from the coding sequence ATGACGAGCAGAGAGAAGATAATAAAAACCGCAACCGGCCTCTTCTATAGACAGGGGTATCATCAGACGGGTATCAACCAGATTATCGAGGAATCGGGTGTAGCGAAAGCCACCTTTTACAGCAACTTCAAATCCAAGGAGGAGCTGTGCATTGCATACCTGAGGGAGCTCGACCGCACCGACACAGACGCAGTAAAGAACATGCTCAACGCTATAACCGACCCGCATGAGAGATACATGGCGATTATTAAAGGAGTTAAGGATTATATCGAAGAGACGGAATTCCGCGGATGCGCATTTGGCAATATAGCGGTGGAGATAACCGAGCCCGACCATCCCATCAGGAAAGAGGTCAAGCTGCACGAAGACAGGTTCCGCTCGATCCTGAAGGACGTCGTACGGGATTTAAAAAACTCGAGGGCTGACTATAAACATATAAACGTTGAGCAGGTCACTGATAACTACTATCTGATTTTAGAGGGAGCTATATCGGCCAGCAAGAACTACAACGACACTTGGCCGCTTGAGCGAGCCGTAGAGGCTGTCGAGAGAATAATCGAATAA
- a CDS encoding DEAD/DEAH box helicase encodes MHLDILDNILVIKGIDSNLKPRHKSQLNDWGFTKDTRENDLRLNDNIETVLPKVLKYFTKSNINYTISDSCNNLIEEISKKTNRFRQLMERGKDFKEGKFDRDDFAKHLSFLSTNIPRKLKEHQIKAAYHLYLVGNGANFSVPGSGKTTVVLCAYERLKSKGDVNTLFVVGPTACFGPWKDEFKLVLGRNPSCCILAGGDKLQRKLEYFKSHNTYELYLTTFQTLLNDQDEVCSFFKERKVNVFLVIDEAHYIKQVNGNWANAVLKIANYSKYRCILTGTPIPRSYVDLYNLFDFLWPNSNLITSEDKAKLRILEEKKEYKTARKVLEPAVGPLFYRVRKSELNLSPQVFHEPIIIQMNTYERKVYDAIMQKIITYAKEDFLKNIELVLKLRRGRMIRLRQCLSYTKLLRTAITDYTEDIIEDDNDLRYVIRNYDNLEMPAKLHCLVKLVKEFQEKQEKVLIWANFINTIKLIETTFKDLGFYSKKIIGETPIEKTSLEEEETREKIRNEFVDEESGLNILLANPAACAESISLHKTCHNAIYYDLSYNCSQYLQSLDRIHRVGGSEENQSNYFFLQYENTIDPDILKNLKSKARKMYDVIEGDYNIYSLDMFEDSDELAAYERLFLEQ; translated from the coding sequence ATGCATCTAGATATCCTTGACAACATATTAGTAATTAAAGGAATTGATTCAAACCTTAAGCCAAGACACAAAAGTCAACTCAATGATTGGGGATTTACGAAAGATACAAGGGAAAATGATTTAAGACTAAACGATAATATTGAGACAGTACTACCTAAAGTCCTAAAATATTTTACTAAGTCAAACATCAACTATACCATTTCAGATTCGTGCAATAATCTAATCGAGGAAATATCAAAAAAAACGAATAGATTCAGGCAACTAATGGAAAGGGGGAAAGATTTTAAAGAAGGTAAATTTGATAGAGATGACTTCGCAAAGCATTTAAGTTTTCTCAGTACAAACATTCCGAGAAAGCTAAAAGAACATCAAATAAAAGCTGCATACCATCTCTACTTGGTAGGCAATGGAGCGAATTTTTCCGTCCCAGGTAGTGGTAAAACAACAGTTGTTCTATGTGCTTATGAACGATTAAAATCAAAGGGAGACGTCAACACCTTGTTTGTAGTAGGTCCAACGGCCTGTTTCGGACCATGGAAGGATGAATTTAAATTAGTGTTAGGCAGAAATCCTTCATGTTGCATTTTAGCTGGCGGAGACAAATTACAAAGAAAATTAGAATACTTCAAATCACATAACACTTACGAACTCTATCTAACAACCTTTCAGACACTATTAAATGATCAGGACGAAGTCTGCTCTTTTTTCAAAGAAAGAAAAGTAAATGTTTTCCTTGTGATTGATGAAGCTCATTATATCAAACAAGTTAATGGGAATTGGGCCAATGCTGTCCTAAAGATTGCGAACTATTCTAAGTATCGTTGCATCTTAACTGGTACACCCATACCTAGGAGCTATGTCGATTTATACAATTTGTTTGATTTCCTCTGGCCTAACTCAAATCTCATTACCTCCGAAGATAAAGCCAAACTGCGCATTTTAGAGGAAAAGAAAGAATACAAAACAGCACGAAAAGTGTTGGAACCAGCTGTGGGGCCATTATTTTATAGAGTCAGGAAATCGGAATTAAATCTAAGCCCACAAGTATTTCACGAGCCGATAATCATTCAAATGAATACTTATGAACGGAAAGTCTACGATGCCATCATGCAGAAAATAATAACCTATGCTAAAGAGGACTTTCTTAAAAATATCGAGTTGGTTTTGAAACTGAGGAGAGGAAGGATGATTAGATTAAGGCAGTGCTTATCATATACAAAACTACTAAGAACAGCGATCACCGACTACACAGAAGATATAATAGAAGACGACAATGATCTAAGATATGTGATTCGCAACTATGATAACTTAGAAATGCCGGCAAAACTACATTGCTTAGTAAAGCTTGTCAAAGAATTTCAAGAAAAGCAAGAAAAGGTCCTAATATGGGCAAATTTTATAAACACAATCAAATTGATTGAAACAACCTTTAAAGATTTAGGATTCTATTCTAAGAAGATCATTGGCGAAACACCTATAGAAAAAACTTCGCTAGAGGAAGAAGAGACTAGAGAAAAGATAAGAAACGAATTCGTAGATGAAGAAAGTGGACTTAACATATTACTAGCCAATCCTGCTGCTTGTGCCGAATCAATCTCACTACACAAAACTTGTCATAATGCGATCTATTACGATTTGTCATATAACTGTTCACAATATCTACAATCACTTGATAGGATTCACAGAGTTGGGGGATCAGAAGAAAATCAATCAAATTATTTCTTCCTCCAATACGAGAATACCATTGATCCAGATATCTTAAAGAACCTAAAATCAAAAGCCCGAAAAATGTATGATGTAATTGAAGGAGACTACAATATATATTCATTGGATATGTTCGAAGATAGTGACGAATTAGCTGCTTATGAAAGATTGTTTCTTGAACAATGA
- a CDS encoding sterol desaturase family protein yields the protein MVRNTAKEILSYILWPLLLGVPIYVVYLGIEAGRPTLYFNIAYLSLAVSLFILERVMPYREEWVQSDGQEFPDFAHTILNKGLIQLALFLLLISGIIETMGHKSAYSFWPSGLPMAVQVVIAMVVSEFGLYWKHRLAHTWDFMWRFHSVHHSVEKLWFFNTGRFHFVDTFGGLLFSIPLLFIMGVPGDVFIYFSSITAFVGLLTHCNVYMHGGILNYVFITPNVHRWHHSKKVEEGNNNFGENLAIFDILFGTYYHPRDRHVGPLGIKEEMPKAFLGQLAAPFIWDKYRKKG from the coding sequence ATGGTAAGGAATACCGCTAAAGAGATTCTGTCATACATCCTGTGGCCCCTACTGCTGGGTGTGCCGATTTACGTCGTTTATCTCGGGATAGAAGCAGGCAGGCCGACTCTCTATTTCAATATTGCATATCTTAGCCTCGCAGTTTCGCTCTTCATACTCGAGAGGGTCATGCCGTACCGTGAAGAGTGGGTACAATCTGACGGGCAGGAATTCCCCGACTTCGCCCATACCATCCTGAACAAAGGGCTGATCCAGCTTGCGCTTTTCCTTCTGCTCATCAGCGGGATCATAGAGACGATGGGGCATAAATCCGCCTACTCTTTCTGGCCGTCCGGTCTTCCTATGGCGGTCCAGGTCGTGATAGCCATGGTCGTAAGCGAATTCGGGCTTTACTGGAAGCACCGTCTCGCGCACACGTGGGATTTCATGTGGCGATTCCATTCTGTGCACCACAGCGTCGAGAAGCTCTGGTTCTTCAACACCGGGAGGTTCCATTTCGTCGATACCTTCGGCGGCCTGCTTTTCAGCATACCCCTACTTTTTATAATGGGCGTACCGGGGGATGTGTTTATATACTTCAGCTCGATCACCGCGTTCGTAGGCTTGCTAACGCACTGCAACGTATACATGCACGGCGGGATTCTGAACTATGTATTCATCACACCCAACGTCCACAGGTGGCACCACTCCAAAAAAGTGGAGGAGGGGAACAACAACTTCGGTGAGAATCTCGCGATTTTCGACATCCTCTTCGGGACGTACTATCATCCCAGGGACCGGCACGTAGGACCGCTGGGCATTAAAGAAGAAATGCCCAAGGCGTTCCTCGGCCAGCTGGCTGCGCCGTTTATCTGGGATAAATACCGGAAAAAGGGTTAA